A genomic segment from Desulfurispirillum indicum S5 encodes:
- a CDS encoding P-II family nitrogen regulator: MKKIEAIIKPFKLDDVKEKLETIGIQGITVSEVKGLGRQKGHTELYRGAEYVIDFLPKVKIELIVADSAVEDAINVIMETARTGRIGDGKIFVLPVERVVRIRTGEANEDAI; this comes from the coding sequence ATGAAAAAAATAGAAGCGATCATCAAGCCCTTCAAACTTGACGATGTAAAAGAAAAACTTGAAACTATCGGCATTCAGGGCATTACCGTCAGTGAAGTCAAAGGGCTTGGCCGTCAGAAGGGTCACACCGAGCTTTACCGCGGTGCCGAGTATGTCATCGACTTTCTGCCAAAGGTGAAGATTGAGCTTATCGTTGCTGACAGTGCGGTAGAAGATGCCATCAATGTGATCATGGAAACAGCACGCACTGGACGCATCGGCGACGGGAAAATCTTTGTACTGCCCGTTGAGCGCGTGGTGCGCATCAGAACCGGCGAAGCCAACGAAGACGCCATATAA
- the gspG gene encoding type II secretion system major pseudopilin GspG, producing the protein MKKWVTVRRATGVHSRAKGFTLIEIMVVVVILGILAALVVPNILQRPDEARVTAARADIRAIANALEMYRLDNHTYPSTDQGLDALVRRPSGFPEARNWNSEGYLKNIPRDPWGNDYQYISPGTRATYDLYSFGADGREGGEGVNAVIGNWDL; encoded by the coding sequence ATGAAGAAATGGGTTACGGTTCGACGTGCAACAGGTGTGCACAGCAGGGCCAAAGGTTTTACGCTGATTGAAATCATGGTCGTAGTGGTGATTCTGGGTATTCTGGCGGCCCTGGTGGTGCCCAATATCCTGCAGCGTCCCGACGAGGCACGGGTCACAGCGGCCCGGGCAGATATCCGCGCCATTGCCAACGCGCTGGAAATGTACCGCCTGGATAACCACACCTACCCCAGCACCGATCAGGGACTGGATGCGCTGGTACGGCGTCCTTCCGGTTTTCCTGAAGCGCGTAACTGGAACTCCGAAGGCTACCTCAAGAATATTCCCCGCGACCCCTGGGGGAATGACTACCAGTACATCAGCCCCGGCACCCGTGCCACCTATGACCTGTATTCCTTTGGTGCCGATGGCCGTGAAGGTGGTGAGGGAGTGAATGCGGTTATCGGCAACTGGGATCTCTGA
- the gspH gene encoding type II secretion system minor pseudopilin GspH translates to MKGFTLIEILVVLVIIGILASVTVMTMGQSSGQRELEREARRLHAVLKMAADEAVYNGRELGFATDFGGYGFFLYDPAEARWVALEEGPLRQHELRSEIRLHLEQEHRPVLPGAVKLSDSDPVPTVLLLSSGEVSPFTLVVEWHASSTTLPHYRLSTDGIQDITFAQYP, encoded by the coding sequence GTGAAGGGCTTTACCCTGATTGAAATTCTGGTCGTCCTGGTCATCATCGGTATTCTGGCGTCAGTCACGGTGATGACCATGGGCCAGAGCAGCGGTCAGCGGGAGCTGGAGCGTGAAGCCCGTCGCCTGCACGCCGTCTTGAAGATGGCTGCCGACGAGGCTGTCTATAATGGCCGGGAGTTGGGGTTTGCCACGGACTTTGGTGGATACGGTTTCTTTCTCTACGACCCTGCAGAAGCGCGATGGGTGGCTCTTGAAGAAGGCCCTCTCCGTCAACATGAGCTGCGATCTGAAATCCGCCTGCATCTGGAGCAGGAGCATCGTCCGGTTTTGCCGGGAGCCGTGAAGCTGAGCGACTCTGACCCGGTTCCCACCGTGCTGTTGCTTTCTTCGGGGGAGGTTTCCCCCTTTACCCTTGTGGTGGAGTGGCATGCTTCAAGTACCACTTTGCCCCACTATCGTCTTTCAACCGATGGCATACAGGATATCACTTTTGCCCAATATCCCTGA
- the gspI gene encoding type II secretion system minor pseudopilin GspI, translated as MPNIPETLFPKNSRTGSRGFTLLEVMIALAVFAVASAALLSALGGNSRQAAYLEQRTMASWIARDAIMEVLIAPQWPDIGRTSDEVTLGDRRWELTRVVEATASEHLRRVEVFVAPVAGSFALRQQDHLAHLVGFRGEH; from the coding sequence TTGCCCAATATCCCTGAAACGCTCTTCCCCAAAAATTCCCGCACTGGCAGCCGCGGGTTCACCCTGCTGGAAGTCATGATCGCCCTGGCGGTTTTTGCGGTGGCCTCGGCGGCGCTGCTCAGTGCCCTGGGTGGCAACAGCCGTCAGGCCGCCTACCTGGAACAGCGCACCATGGCTTCATGGATTGCCCGCGATGCCATCATGGAGGTGCTGATTGCCCCCCAGTGGCCGGATATCGGGCGAACTTCCGACGAAGTGACCCTGGGTGACCGCCGCTGGGAGCTGACCCGCGTGGTGGAGGCGACGGCGTCCGAACATCTTCGGCGCGTTGAGGTTTTTGTGGCTCCCGTGGCCGGGAGCTTCGCCCTGCGCCAGCAGGATCACCTGGCTCACCTGGTGGGCTTCCGGGGAGAGCACTGA
- the gspJ gene encoding type II secretion system minor pseudopilin GspJ codes for MVRRQAGFTLLEVLIAVAIFALIGAGSYQVMNTVFRTQEITQVHSDELRSLQRAMRFLALDIEQIHARGIRDEYGDHQPFLQLGGGLYTLEFTRRGWTNPLQHPRSTQQRVAYDFDGSSLLRLYWDVLDRSRESEPRVQTLLEGVEHLQVRVVDATGMWHDVWPPLEAPQIPQQLILTGLELVLETGTFGEVRRVFALAALPPSLFDSGTGDAPPPSGGEEGGES; via the coding sequence ATGGTACGGCGGCAGGCAGGGTTTACCTTGTTGGAAGTGTTGATTGCCGTGGCGATCTTTGCCCTGATCGGAGCCGGCTCCTACCAGGTGATGAACACCGTTTTCCGCACCCAGGAGATCACTCAGGTTCACAGCGATGAGCTGCGCAGTCTGCAGCGCGCCATGCGTTTTCTGGCCCTGGATATCGAGCAGATACACGCCCGGGGTATTCGCGATGAGTATGGCGATCACCAGCCTTTTCTGCAGCTGGGCGGCGGGCTCTATACGCTGGAGTTCACCCGGCGTGGCTGGACCAATCCCCTGCAGCATCCACGCAGTACCCAGCAGCGCGTGGCCTATGACTTTGATGGCAGCTCGCTGCTGCGTCTTTACTGGGATGTGCTCGACCGGTCCCGGGAGAGTGAGCCCCGTGTCCAGACGCTGCTGGAGGGTGTGGAACACCTGCAGGTGCGGGTGGTGGATGCCACGGGCATGTGGCATGATGTCTGGCCTCCCCTGGAGGCGCCCCAGATTCCCCAGCAGCTGATCCTGACCGGCCTGGAACTGGTTCTTGAGACCGGTACCTTCGGTGAAGTCCGGCGTGTCTTTGCCCTGGCAGCCCTGCCTCCATCGCTCTTTGATTCCGGTACGGGTGATGCCCCCCCTCCCTCCGGTGGTGAAGAAGGAGGGGAGTCGTGA
- the gspK gene encoding type II secretion system minor pseudopilin GspK yields the protein MKRYGQRGVALITVMLVFFIASTVAVAMLQRQQMDIRTTSGLLDYQQAHLYALGGEEYARQILYQDMLADAESARFVDHPGESWAEPLAPFEVEHGALQVSILDLQGRLNINSVVTAGQVNAVALQRLRNLLDALGLRPTLADAIVDWLDSDQEPFSLDGAEDLEYLDKPIPYRTADAPMGCPSELRLIHGLELEEYQQLRPFVVALAPGYPVNINTASALVLRSIFPALSESAAAELVENRPEEGFDSVEEFLAHPLLAGMEVSSQGLTVSSSHFQVETTAQFAGRSVFLTSYIYRDVERTYLLGREYGQVGGTPAPAAPE from the coding sequence GTGAAAAGATACGGGCAGCGCGGTGTGGCGCTTATCACGGTCATGCTGGTCTTTTTCATTGCCAGTACCGTGGCTGTAGCCATGCTGCAGCGCCAGCAGATGGATATCCGCACGACATCGGGCCTGCTGGATTATCAGCAGGCCCACCTGTACGCCCTGGGCGGCGAGGAGTACGCCCGACAGATCCTCTATCAGGACATGCTGGCGGATGCCGAGAGCGCCCGCTTTGTGGATCATCCCGGCGAAAGCTGGGCCGAGCCCCTGGCACCCTTTGAAGTGGAGCACGGCGCCCTGCAGGTCAGTATCCTGGATCTGCAGGGGCGTTTGAATATCAATAGCGTGGTCACGGCGGGACAGGTGAATGCTGTAGCCCTGCAGCGCCTGCGCAACCTGCTGGATGCCCTGGGGTTGCGTCCAACGCTGGCCGATGCCATAGTCGATTGGCTCGACAGCGATCAGGAACCCTTCTCTCTGGATGGGGCGGAGGATCTGGAATACCTGGATAAACCGATTCCGTATCGCACGGCCGATGCCCCCATGGGATGTCCTTCGGAGCTGCGCCTGATCCATGGACTGGAGCTCGAAGAGTATCAGCAGCTGCGCCCATTTGTGGTTGCTTTGGCGCCGGGTTATCCCGTAAATATAAATACAGCATCGGCACTCGTGTTGCGTAGCATCTTCCCGGCACTCAGTGAATCGGCGGCAGCTGAGCTGGTGGAAAACCGACCCGAGGAGGGTTTTGACAGTGTGGAGGAGTTTCTGGCACATCCGCTTCTGGCGGGAATGGAGGTCTCCAGCCAGGGGCTGACGGTCTCCAGCAGCCACTTTCAGGTGGAGACCACGGCACAGTTTGCCGGCCGCAGTGTTTTTCTGACCAGCTATATCTACCGGGATGTTGAGAGAACCTACCTTCTGGGTCGCGAGTACGGGCAGGTCGGTGGAACTCCCGCTCCCGCCGCACCTGAATAA
- the gspL gene encoding type II secretion system protein GspL, with amino-acid sequence MDTLFLQMLPTSPQNSGEARWMFKGYEGPDQVYTGRLEDVLSSLPAEKTPRRTVVMVPGEQVLLTSASIPSRNSRYVRQALPYAIEEQLAQDLDEVHIAIGPRRSDGAIATMVVDRERMVSWMERLSACAIAPDVLVPDTLCVPPSPQGKNALWQAWFDFTPDRQRCLLQTDPLDATAVHPSSLGLLLEGYLQSRESQEALPLHVWLPDENVPLEYAALETELRSESRFEVHWNHYHGDPFALQCQYYLERFGSGACPMNLLQGDFRVTRRTAANRLPWALAAGAFLVWFVVEVASGFVQAAHVNRQTQALEDQARQLYRQLFPQEQRIVNIRAQMQSHINRAGQSASTDETFLGLLEGLGNPLQPLLAGGNVTMRHISYSQQRGDLMLEVHFASFEHLEQYRADLESSGFEAEIQSAVADGNIVRSRLILRKRP; translated from the coding sequence ATGGACACGCTTTTTCTGCAGATGTTACCGACGTCCCCTCAGAACTCCGGGGAAGCCCGCTGGATGTTCAAGGGCTACGAGGGGCCGGATCAGGTATATACAGGTCGCCTGGAGGATGTCCTGTCCTCCCTGCCGGCGGAAAAAACTCCCCGGCGCACGGTGGTGATGGTTCCTGGTGAGCAGGTGCTGCTGACCAGTGCCAGCATACCCTCCCGAAACAGCCGTTATGTTCGTCAGGCTCTCCCCTACGCCATTGAAGAGCAGCTGGCCCAGGACCTCGATGAGGTGCACATCGCCATCGGACCGCGCCGCAGCGATGGTGCTATTGCCACCATGGTTGTTGACCGTGAGCGCATGGTAAGCTGGATGGAGCGCCTGAGTGCCTGCGCCATTGCCCCCGATGTTCTGGTTCCCGATACCCTGTGCGTTCCCCCTTCCCCGCAGGGCAAAAATGCTTTGTGGCAGGCCTGGTTTGACTTTACGCCCGACAGGCAACGCTGCCTGCTGCAGACCGACCCTCTGGATGCCACCGCGGTGCATCCGTCTTCCCTTGGGCTCCTGCTGGAGGGCTATCTGCAGAGCCGCGAGTCCCAGGAAGCGTTGCCGCTGCATGTCTGGCTGCCGGACGAAAATGTCCCCCTGGAATATGCGGCCCTGGAAACGGAGCTGCGCAGTGAAAGCCGCTTCGAAGTTCACTGGAATCACTATCATGGCGATCCGTTTGCTCTGCAGTGCCAGTACTATCTTGAGCGCTTTGGCAGTGGTGCCTGTCCCATGAACCTCCTGCAGGGGGATTTTCGTGTCACCCGCAGGACGGCCGCGAATCGCCTGCCGTGGGCTCTGGCCGCAGGCGCTTTCCTGGTGTGGTTTGTGGTGGAAGTTGCCAGCGGCTTTGTGCAGGCCGCCCATGTCAACCGCCAGACCCAGGCCCTGGAAGATCAGGCCAGGCAGCTCTACCGACAGCTCTTTCCCCAGGAACAGCGTATTGTCAATATCCGGGCTCAAATGCAAAGCCACATCAACCGCGCCGGCCAGAGTGCCTCCACCGATGAAACCTTCCTGGGCCTGCTGGAAGGCCTTGGAAATCCCCTGCAGCCACTGCTGGCCGGGGGGAATGTGACCATGCGCCATATCAGTTACTCACAGCAGCGCGGAGATCTGATGCTGGAGGTGCACTTCGCCAGCTTTGAACATCTGGAGCAGTACCGTGCTGATCTTGAGAGCAGTGGCTTTGAGGCCGAAATTCAATCAGCGGTGGCCGATGGAAATATTGTCAGAAGCCGCCTGATCCTGAGGAAGCGCCCATGA
- the gspM gene encoding type II secretion system protein GspM, which yields MKSLMTTLKSHPAFNSAIVAWHRLSRNDQRALLLLAVVVVVAILYLGLWLPSQRGLEEARRQHAVQVELLEWMHANRHVVEGLAPRSNGGEASTESLLRLVSEVARAQDIALRRFEPDGTTGLRVWLEGVPFHAFAGWVEKLQVEHRITVSQVAVDSAGPGMVNVRAVLSR from the coding sequence ATGAAGTCCCTGATGACAACACTGAAAAGTCACCCGGCGTTCAATTCAGCCATAGTTGCCTGGCATCGTCTTTCCCGCAACGACCAGCGAGCGCTTTTGCTTCTGGCGGTTGTCGTGGTTGTTGCCATCCTCTACCTGGGGCTCTGGCTGCCCAGTCAGCGCGGCCTGGAAGAGGCCAGGCGCCAGCATGCCGTCCAGGTTGAGTTGCTGGAGTGGATGCACGCGAATCGCCATGTGGTGGAGGGGCTCGCCCCTCGCTCGAATGGCGGTGAAGCATCCACGGAGTCTCTGTTGAGGCTTGTCAGCGAAGTGGCCCGTGCCCAGGATATTGCCCTGCGTCGCTTTGAGCCGGACGGTACCACTGGCCTGCGGGTCTGGCTGGAAGGGGTTCCCTTTCACGCCTTTGCGGGTTGGGTGGAAAAACTGCAGGTGGAGCATCGCATCACTGTCAGCCAGGTTGCCGTTGACAGTGCGGGGCCGGGGATGGTGAATGTGCGGGCGGTGCTGAGCCGCTGA
- a CDS encoding response regulator — MGLLNTIRGKIITFVIIVAAGMALLISLSINTLHKSLWESRKDAVRYAVQNAYSVLSFYEQQERAGLMSREEAQRISKDLLRSMRYENNEYFWINDTHPRMIMHPIQPQLDGQDLSSYTDPAGKRLFVTSVEIARASQQGYMEYLWPKPGHSESVPKVSYLKYFEPWDWVLGSGVYLDEINTLFWGQVRLSAFIVLTIIFLLLVPVATMTLSINRSMARLIHAIRHTGRSGDLSTQVQFEGNAEGEMRQIALSFNQMLKRLRLAQQELEQARTAAEAASEAKAQFLANMSHELRTPLNAIIGYSEMTQEDIAAGNTQSVQQDLEKINKAGLHLLSIVNDILDISKIEAGKMDLFLEDFDITQLLHDVVAIMTPLMEKQGNQFQLVLSPDIGMMHADQTKVRQILINLLSNATKFTHQGEITVEVQNHGEHIVVSVHDTGIGMDPEQVDRLFKAFTQADASTTRKYGGTGLGLSISQHFCHMMGGSIRVESTPGKGSHFTVQLPRKTLRPPAQQPAGEKTTPTTIQGSGEHVILIVDDDPVVRDIISRSLVREGYSVVQASDGKQALELAEKFLPTAITLDVMMPGMDGWQVLSQLKANSQTRHIPVIMVTILNEKSTGFSLGASEYLVKPVDREVLRDVISRYRHPGHQQPVLVVDDDAITRSTLREVLVAEGYAVIEAEHGKHALQMLSEHQPALILLDLVMPVMDGFTFAAHLKAHPQWSKLPVIVLTSRELDPADCRKLEGHVHNILQKHACPPQTLISQVRQFIDDHRIKGDS, encoded by the coding sequence ATGGGCCTCCTCAATACCATCCGGGGCAAAATCATCACCTTTGTGATCATCGTGGCTGCCGGTATGGCGCTCCTGATCTCGCTTTCCATAAACACTCTCCACAAAAGCCTCTGGGAGTCCCGCAAGGATGCGGTACGCTACGCCGTACAGAATGCCTACAGTGTTCTCAGCTTCTATGAGCAGCAGGAGCGCGCCGGACTCATGAGCCGGGAGGAAGCCCAGCGCATCAGTAAAGATCTCCTGCGCTCCATGCGTTACGAAAACAATGAGTACTTCTGGATCAATGACACCCATCCCCGCATGATCATGCACCCCATTCAGCCACAGCTGGATGGGCAGGATCTTTCATCCTATACAGATCCTGCCGGGAAAAGGCTCTTTGTGACATCGGTGGAAATTGCCAGGGCAAGCCAGCAGGGCTACATGGAGTATCTCTGGCCTAAACCCGGGCATAGCGAATCCGTGCCAAAGGTCTCATACCTCAAGTACTTCGAGCCGTGGGACTGGGTGCTGGGCAGTGGGGTCTACCTGGATGAGATCAATACCCTGTTCTGGGGTCAGGTTCGCCTGAGCGCCTTTATCGTCCTGACCATCATCTTCCTGCTGCTGGTTCCCGTCGCCACCATGACGCTCTCCATCAATCGCTCCATGGCGCGCCTCATTCACGCCATTCGCCACACAGGTCGCAGTGGCGACCTGTCTACCCAGGTACAGTTTGAAGGCAACGCCGAGGGAGAAATGCGCCAGATCGCGCTGTCTTTCAACCAGATGCTGAAGCGACTGCGCCTGGCCCAGCAGGAACTGGAGCAGGCCCGCACTGCCGCCGAAGCAGCCAGTGAGGCCAAGGCCCAGTTTCTGGCCAACATGAGCCATGAGCTGCGCACCCCGCTGAATGCCATTATCGGCTACAGTGAAATGACCCAGGAAGACATCGCCGCAGGCAATACCCAAAGCGTTCAGCAGGACCTGGAGAAGATCAACAAGGCGGGCCTGCACCTGCTGTCAATCGTCAACGACATTCTGGACATTTCCAAGATTGAAGCGGGAAAAATGGATCTGTTCCTGGAAGATTTTGACATAACGCAGCTTCTCCACGATGTGGTGGCGATCATGACTCCCCTTATGGAAAAGCAGGGCAATCAGTTTCAGCTCGTACTCAGTCCCGATATTGGCATGATGCACGCTGACCAGACCAAAGTGCGCCAGATTCTGATCAACCTCCTCAGTAATGCCACCAAATTCACCCACCAGGGGGAGATCACCGTCGAGGTGCAGAACCATGGCGAGCATATCGTCGTGAGTGTCCATGATACAGGCATTGGCATGGATCCTGAACAGGTGGATCGACTCTTCAAGGCCTTCACCCAGGCCGATGCTTCTACGACGCGCAAATACGGAGGAACTGGACTGGGGCTCTCCATCAGCCAACACTTCTGCCATATGATGGGTGGATCTATCCGTGTCGAGAGCACCCCAGGCAAGGGCTCACACTTCACGGTCCAGCTGCCGCGAAAAACGCTTCGGCCACCAGCGCAGCAGCCAGCTGGCGAAAAGACCACTCCCACGACAATCCAGGGTAGCGGTGAACATGTGATTCTCATAGTGGATGACGACCCTGTGGTGCGGGATATTATCTCCCGCTCGCTGGTCAGGGAGGGATACAGTGTCGTCCAGGCCTCCGATGGCAAGCAGGCCCTGGAGTTGGCTGAGAAATTCCTTCCCACCGCCATCACCCTGGACGTCATGATGCCCGGCATGGATGGATGGCAGGTTCTGAGCCAGCTGAAAGCCAACAGCCAAACCCGTCATATTCCCGTCATCATGGTGACCATTCTCAACGAAAAGAGCACCGGCTTCTCTCTGGGCGCATCAGAGTATCTGGTCAAGCCCGTTGACAGGGAAGTGCTGCGGGACGTAATCAGCCGATACCGCCACCCCGGCCACCAGCAGCCCGTCCTGGTGGTTGACGACGACGCCATCACCCGCTCCACCCTCAGGGAAGTGCTCGTTGCGGAAGGCTACGCAGTCATAGAAGCGGAACATGGCAAACACGCACTGCAGATGCTTTCCGAACACCAGCCAGCATTGATTCTGCTTGACCTGGTGATGCCGGTCATGGATGGGTTTACCTTTGCTGCTCACCTGAAGGCTCACCCCCAGTGGAGCAAGCTCCCGGTTATTGTCCTGACATCCAGGGAGCTTGATCCCGCAGACTGTCGCAAGCTTGAAGGGCATGTGCATAACATTCTGCAGAAACATGCCTGTCCGCCTCAAACCCTGATTTCCCAGGTGCGCCAGTTCATTGATGACCACAGGATCAAAGGCGACTCCTGA